The Penaeus chinensis breed Huanghai No. 1 chromosome 36, ASM1920278v2, whole genome shotgun sequence genome includes a region encoding these proteins:
- the LOC125044984 gene encoding uncharacterized protein LOC125044984 isoform X4, producing the protein MTTQITRTPTTTWSTLFPAEQNTVAQSALFVKKLLAVGLSSITYLRTLFPEGAYSDRDLDGLKLKMLQDNSDCQGANTLISWIKSAFQALDKQYLQQLTLTLHTNPKEYKKAIESYTYKISYSKDKEAFISELVTKIDSIEKKYDVRRSTQKMLRTVLLLTQSLKPLPSKVFLTMQLHYYDDVTPPEYEPVGFKPAAPTDSHSLGDPVTIKVGDVCTPFHTVRLRVTVNKAVYSDEEQNITVTEDKENPQAGNEQAESSGLENAENPLPSSDPVIIRCHKRSKKHFADLVPQSSGQSHTSTMKDDEEPVKCECGVHRDDGLMILCDICKMWQHALCFKLSKKDEVPERHVCLQCSITSGLPCTDSSFRDMTKEKIQQVCLLRRALEFLKGYNACVTVTKLGQRLGVDISHAQKLMEQLDAMMVFEDRRKRRPRMVNKAKINSAYSEYFGSQSVRMEGEFEDTQVLQTPRQTHQEVGWDSDITPDLNLPIQVLDSEIESLHDTPTPDSQATQVVADTDSQRTTQFMKEPQREGLLYTQEGEGVDSTQDVPVGTQKIITLGTGLDETYSNYSPGGASQAFATAGNTVATLGEEVEEMTNICSNPFDSTTVADADTVRVSTSSCNETSMTNTFVTEPANTSQEHTAVNPGKSAALVFESADIQELPGTSNLQEIQSQVNIEPLQVACSSVELHVENPASRRALMTRSSRLSRNKAKLPVTMNLNDFEISSSQGSPTPEHHQKGKRAKIL; encoded by the exons ATGACAACGCAAATAACCAGAACTCCGACCACAACT TGGTCGACGCTTTTCCCAGCCGAGCAGAATACCGTGGCTCAGTCGGCTCTCTTTGTGAAGAAACTGCTCGCTGTCGGACTCTCCTCCATCACGTACTTGAGGACTCTCTTCCCGGAG GGGGCTTACAGTGACCGCGACCTCGATGGACTGAAGCTGAAAATGCTCCAAGACAACTCAGATTGCCAAGGGGCCAACACACTCATCTCTTGGATCAAGAGTGCTTTTCAAGCCCTGGACAAGCAGTAT CTGCAGCAGCTGACTTTAACTTTGCACACCAAtccaaaggaatataaaaaagccATTGAGTCCTATACGTATAAGATCTCGTATAGCAAAGACAAGGAAGCTTTCATCAGTGAGCTAGTTACCAAGAT AGACTCAATTGAGAAGAAGTATGATGTAAGAAGGTCGACTCAAAAGATGCTACGTACAGTCCTCCTCCTCACTCAGTCCCTCAAACCACTGCCAAGCAAAGTCTTTCTTACCATGCAGCTACACTACTATGATGATG TCACACCCCCTGAGTATGAGCCAGTGGGATTTAAGCCCGCAGCACCCACAGACAGCCACAGCCTTGGTGACCCAGTTACAATAAAG GTTGGGGATGTCTGTACACCTTTCCATACTGTCAGGCTTCGGGTAACTGTGAACAAAGCCGTTTATTCTGAT GAAGAGCAGAACATCACGGTAACTGAAGACAAGGAGAATCCCCAGGCAGGGAATGAACAGGCAGAATCATCTGGGCTAGAGAATGCAGAGAATCCTCTGCCTTCTAGTGATCCTGTTATCATCCGGTGCCATAAGCGCTCCAAAAAGCACTTTGCTGACCTTGTTCCACAGT CCAGTGGTCAGAGTCACACATCAACCATGAAAGATGATGAAGAGCCTGTGAAGTGTGAATGTGGGGTGCACCGAGATGATGGCCTCATGATACTATGCGATATCTGCAAAATGTGGCAGCATGCC TTGTGCTTTAAATTGTCAAAGAAGGATGAGGTTCCTGAGCGGCATGTGTGCCTGCAGTGCTCTATCACCTCAGGCTTGCCTTGTACTGATTCCTCCTTTAGGGACATGACCAAG GAGAAGATCCAGCAGGTATGCCTTCTCCGTCGTGCTTTGGAATTCCTAAAGGGCTACAATGCCTGTGTGACAGTCACCAAATTGGGCCAGCGCCTTGGAGTGGACATTTCACATGCCCAGAAGCTCATGGAACAATTGGATGCCATGATGGTCTTTgaggatagaaggaaaaggag GCCTCGAATGGTAAACAAAGCCAAAATAAATTCTGCATATTCAGAATACTTTGGCAGTCAGTCAGTGCGTATGGAAGGAGAATTTGAAGATACACAG GTGCTACAGACACCAAGGCAAACACACCAAGAGGTAGGCTGGGATTCTGATATAACACCAGACCTCAACCTGCCAATACAAGTTTTAGACAGTGAAATAGAGAGCTTGCACGATACTCCTACCCCTGACTCTCAGGCCACACAGGTTGTAGCAGACACGGACAGCCAGAGGACCACCCAGTTCATGAAAGAGCCCCAAAGGGAAGGACTTCTCTACACACAGGAAGGGGAAGGTGTAGATAGCACTCAGGATGTCCCAGTTGGAACACAGAAGATTATTACTCTAGGGACTGGTTTGGATGAGACTTACAGCAATTACAGCCCAGGCGGTGCATCTCAGGCCTTTGCAACTGCTGGGAACACTGTTGCAACATtaggggaagaagtagaagaaatgaCCAACATCTGTTCTAATCCTTTTGACAGCACTACTGTAGCTGATGCAGACACAGTACGAGTCAGCACAAGCAGTTGCAATGAGACATCAATGACTAACACATTTGTCACAGAACCAGCCAACACAAGTCAGGAACACACTGCAGTGAATCCAGGAAAGTCTGCTGCACTTGTTTTTGAGTCGGCCGACATTCAAGAATTACCTGGTACCTCAAACCTCCAGGAGATCCAGTCACAG GTGAATATTGAACCGTTACAAGTGGCATGTAGTAGTGTAGAGTTACATGTTGAAAATCCTGCATCGCGTAGGGCTCTAATGACCCGGAGCAGCAGACTGTCACGAAACAAGGCCAAACTTCCAGTTACAATG aACCTGAATGACTTTGAAATCAGCAGCTCCCAGGGTTCCCCAACGCCAGAGCATCaccagaagggaaagagagccaAGATTTTGTAA
- the LOC125044984 gene encoding uncharacterized protein LOC125044984 isoform X3 — protein MTTQITRTPTTTWSTLFPAEQNTVAQSALFVKKLLAVGLSSITYLRTLFPEGAYSDRDLDGLKLKMLQDNSDCQGANTLISWIKSAFQALDKQYLQQLTLTLHTNPKEYKKAIESYTYKISYSKDKEAFISELVTKIDSIEKKYDVRRSTQKMLRTVLLLTQSLKPLPSKVFLTMQLHYYDDVTPPEYEPVGFKPAAPTDSHSLGDPVTIKVGDVCTPFHTVRLRVTVNKAVYSDEEQNITVTEDKENPQAGNEQAESSGLENAENPLPSSDPVIIRCHKRSKKHFADLVPQSGHNLQEIIPPKDDQASSMCFGQDSTSADPQLRSESTYQDDCVPSITPVSKSCSVAQAVSTESGEEVQIVPEVEPKEDQERCTSVRRSRRLLSLSAVTPTASASGQSHTSTMKDDEEPVKCECGVHRDDGLMILCDICKMWQHALCFKLSKKDEVPERHVCLQCSITSGLPCTDSSFRDMTKEKIQQVCLLRRALEFLKGYNACVTVTKLGQRLGVDISHAQKLMEQLDAMMVFEDRRKRRPRMVNKAKINSAYSEYFGSQSVRMEGEFEDTQATQVVADTDSQRTTQFMKEPQREGLLYTQEGEGVDSTQDVPVGTQKIITLGTGLDETYSNYSPGGASQAFATAGNTVATLGEEVEEMTNICSNPFDSTTVADADTVRVSTSSCNETSMTNTFVTEPANTSQEHTAVNPGKSAALVFESADIQELPGTSNLQEIQSQVNIEPLQVACSSVELHVENPASRRALMTRSSRLSRNKAKLPVTMNLNDFEISSSQGSPTPEHHQKGKRAKIL, from the exons ATGACAACGCAAATAACCAGAACTCCGACCACAACT TGGTCGACGCTTTTCCCAGCCGAGCAGAATACCGTGGCTCAGTCGGCTCTCTTTGTGAAGAAACTGCTCGCTGTCGGACTCTCCTCCATCACGTACTTGAGGACTCTCTTCCCGGAG GGGGCTTACAGTGACCGCGACCTCGATGGACTGAAGCTGAAAATGCTCCAAGACAACTCAGATTGCCAAGGGGCCAACACACTCATCTCTTGGATCAAGAGTGCTTTTCAAGCCCTGGACAAGCAGTAT CTGCAGCAGCTGACTTTAACTTTGCACACCAAtccaaaggaatataaaaaagccATTGAGTCCTATACGTATAAGATCTCGTATAGCAAAGACAAGGAAGCTTTCATCAGTGAGCTAGTTACCAAGAT AGACTCAATTGAGAAGAAGTATGATGTAAGAAGGTCGACTCAAAAGATGCTACGTACAGTCCTCCTCCTCACTCAGTCCCTCAAACCACTGCCAAGCAAAGTCTTTCTTACCATGCAGCTACACTACTATGATGATG TCACACCCCCTGAGTATGAGCCAGTGGGATTTAAGCCCGCAGCACCCACAGACAGCCACAGCCTTGGTGACCCAGTTACAATAAAG GTTGGGGATGTCTGTACACCTTTCCATACTGTCAGGCTTCGGGTAACTGTGAACAAAGCCGTTTATTCTGAT GAAGAGCAGAACATCACGGTAACTGAAGACAAGGAGAATCCCCAGGCAGGGAATGAACAGGCAGAATCATCTGGGCTAGAGAATGCAGAGAATCCTCTGCCTTCTAGTGATCCTGTTATCATCCGGTGCCATAAGCGCTCCAAAAAGCACTTTGCTGACCTTGTTCCACAGT CAGGTCACAACCTGCAAGAAATAATACCCCCCAAGGATGACCAAGCATCAAGCATGTGTTTTGGCCAAGATTCCACTAGTGCTGATCCCCAGCTAAGGTCTGAAAGCACTTATCAGGATGACTGTGTGCCAAGTATCACTCCTGTATCCAAGTCCTGCTCAGTGGCACAGGCTGTTTCAACTGAGAGTGGTGAGGAAGTACAGATTGTCCCTGAGGTTGAACCAAAGGAGGACCAGGAAAGGTGTACCAGTGTTCGAAGAAGTCGccgcttgctctccctctctgctgTCACCCCCACTGCATCAG CCAGTGGTCAGAGTCACACATCAACCATGAAAGATGATGAAGAGCCTGTGAAGTGTGAATGTGGGGTGCACCGAGATGATGGCCTCATGATACTATGCGATATCTGCAAAATGTGGCAGCATGCC TTGTGCTTTAAATTGTCAAAGAAGGATGAGGTTCCTGAGCGGCATGTGTGCCTGCAGTGCTCTATCACCTCAGGCTTGCCTTGTACTGATTCCTCCTTTAGGGACATGACCAAG GAGAAGATCCAGCAGGTATGCCTTCTCCGTCGTGCTTTGGAATTCCTAAAGGGCTACAATGCCTGTGTGACAGTCACCAAATTGGGCCAGCGCCTTGGAGTGGACATTTCACATGCCCAGAAGCTCATGGAACAATTGGATGCCATGATGGTCTTTgaggatagaaggaaaaggag GCCTCGAATGGTAAACAAAGCCAAAATAAATTCTGCATATTCAGAATACTTTGGCAGTCAGTCAGTGCGTATGGAAGGAGAATTTGAAGATACACAG GCCACACAGGTTGTAGCAGACACGGACAGCCAGAGGACCACCCAGTTCATGAAAGAGCCCCAAAGGGAAGGACTTCTCTACACACAGGAAGGGGAAGGTGTAGATAGCACTCAGGATGTCCCAGTTGGAACACAGAAGATTATTACTCTAGGGACTGGTTTGGATGAGACTTACAGCAATTACAGCCCAGGCGGTGCATCTCAGGCCTTTGCAACTGCTGGGAACACTGTTGCAACATtaggggaagaagtagaagaaatgaCCAACATCTGTTCTAATCCTTTTGACAGCACTACTGTAGCTGATGCAGACACAGTACGAGTCAGCACAAGCAGTTGCAATGAGACATCAATGACTAACACATTTGTCACAGAACCAGCCAACACAAGTCAGGAACACACTGCAGTGAATCCAGGAAAGTCTGCTGCACTTGTTTTTGAGTCGGCCGACATTCAAGAATTACCTGGTACCTCAAACCTCCAGGAGATCCAGTCACAG GTGAATATTGAACCGTTACAAGTGGCATGTAGTAGTGTAGAGTTACATGTTGAAAATCCTGCATCGCGTAGGGCTCTAATGACCCGGAGCAGCAGACTGTCACGAAACAAGGCCAAACTTCCAGTTACAATG aACCTGAATGACTTTGAAATCAGCAGCTCCCAGGGTTCCCCAACGCCAGAGCATCaccagaagggaaagagagccaAGATTTTGTAA
- the LOC125044984 gene encoding uncharacterized protein LOC125044984 isoform X1, producing the protein MTTQITRTPTTTWSTLFPAEQNTVAQSALFVKKLLAVGLSSITYLRTLFPEGAYSDRDLDGLKLKMLQDNSDCQGANTLISWIKSAFQALDKQYLQQLTLTLHTNPKEYKKAIESYTYKISYSKDKEAFISELVTKIDSIEKKYDVRRSTQKMLRTVLLLTQSLKPLPSKVFLTMQLHYYDDVTPPEYEPVGFKPAAPTDSHSLGDPVTIKVGDVCTPFHTVRLRVTVNKAVYSDEEQNITVTEDKENPQAGNEQAESSGLENAENPLPSSDPVIIRCHKRSKKHFADLVPQSGHNLQEIIPPKDDQASSMCFGQDSTSADPQLRSESTYQDDCVPSITPVSKSCSVAQAVSTESGEEVQIVPEVEPKEDQERCTSVRRSRRLLSLSAVTPTASASGQSHTSTMKDDEEPVKCECGVHRDDGLMILCDICKMWQHALCFKLSKKDEVPERHVCLQCSITSGLPCTDSSFRDMTKEKIQQVCLLRRALEFLKGYNACVTVTKLGQRLGVDISHAQKLMEQLDAMMVFEDRRKRRPRMVNKAKINSAYSEYFGSQSVRMEGEFEDTQVLQTPRQTHQEVGWDSDITPDLNLPIQVLDSEIESLHDTPTPDSQATQVVADTDSQRTTQFMKEPQREGLLYTQEGEGVDSTQDVPVGTQKIITLGTGLDETYSNYSPGGASQAFATAGNTVATLGEEVEEMTNICSNPFDSTTVADADTVRVSTSSCNETSMTNTFVTEPANTSQEHTAVNPGKSAALVFESADIQELPGTSNLQEIQSQVNIEPLQVACSSVELHVENPASRRALMTRSSRLSRNKAKLPVTMNLNDFEISSSQGSPTPEHHQKGKRAKIL; encoded by the exons ATGACAACGCAAATAACCAGAACTCCGACCACAACT TGGTCGACGCTTTTCCCAGCCGAGCAGAATACCGTGGCTCAGTCGGCTCTCTTTGTGAAGAAACTGCTCGCTGTCGGACTCTCCTCCATCACGTACTTGAGGACTCTCTTCCCGGAG GGGGCTTACAGTGACCGCGACCTCGATGGACTGAAGCTGAAAATGCTCCAAGACAACTCAGATTGCCAAGGGGCCAACACACTCATCTCTTGGATCAAGAGTGCTTTTCAAGCCCTGGACAAGCAGTAT CTGCAGCAGCTGACTTTAACTTTGCACACCAAtccaaaggaatataaaaaagccATTGAGTCCTATACGTATAAGATCTCGTATAGCAAAGACAAGGAAGCTTTCATCAGTGAGCTAGTTACCAAGAT AGACTCAATTGAGAAGAAGTATGATGTAAGAAGGTCGACTCAAAAGATGCTACGTACAGTCCTCCTCCTCACTCAGTCCCTCAAACCACTGCCAAGCAAAGTCTTTCTTACCATGCAGCTACACTACTATGATGATG TCACACCCCCTGAGTATGAGCCAGTGGGATTTAAGCCCGCAGCACCCACAGACAGCCACAGCCTTGGTGACCCAGTTACAATAAAG GTTGGGGATGTCTGTACACCTTTCCATACTGTCAGGCTTCGGGTAACTGTGAACAAAGCCGTTTATTCTGAT GAAGAGCAGAACATCACGGTAACTGAAGACAAGGAGAATCCCCAGGCAGGGAATGAACAGGCAGAATCATCTGGGCTAGAGAATGCAGAGAATCCTCTGCCTTCTAGTGATCCTGTTATCATCCGGTGCCATAAGCGCTCCAAAAAGCACTTTGCTGACCTTGTTCCACAGT CAGGTCACAACCTGCAAGAAATAATACCCCCCAAGGATGACCAAGCATCAAGCATGTGTTTTGGCCAAGATTCCACTAGTGCTGATCCCCAGCTAAGGTCTGAAAGCACTTATCAGGATGACTGTGTGCCAAGTATCACTCCTGTATCCAAGTCCTGCTCAGTGGCACAGGCTGTTTCAACTGAGAGTGGTGAGGAAGTACAGATTGTCCCTGAGGTTGAACCAAAGGAGGACCAGGAAAGGTGTACCAGTGTTCGAAGAAGTCGccgcttgctctccctctctgctgTCACCCCCACTGCATCAG CCAGTGGTCAGAGTCACACATCAACCATGAAAGATGATGAAGAGCCTGTGAAGTGTGAATGTGGGGTGCACCGAGATGATGGCCTCATGATACTATGCGATATCTGCAAAATGTGGCAGCATGCC TTGTGCTTTAAATTGTCAAAGAAGGATGAGGTTCCTGAGCGGCATGTGTGCCTGCAGTGCTCTATCACCTCAGGCTTGCCTTGTACTGATTCCTCCTTTAGGGACATGACCAAG GAGAAGATCCAGCAGGTATGCCTTCTCCGTCGTGCTTTGGAATTCCTAAAGGGCTACAATGCCTGTGTGACAGTCACCAAATTGGGCCAGCGCCTTGGAGTGGACATTTCACATGCCCAGAAGCTCATGGAACAATTGGATGCCATGATGGTCTTTgaggatagaaggaaaaggag GCCTCGAATGGTAAACAAAGCCAAAATAAATTCTGCATATTCAGAATACTTTGGCAGTCAGTCAGTGCGTATGGAAGGAGAATTTGAAGATACACAG GTGCTACAGACACCAAGGCAAACACACCAAGAGGTAGGCTGGGATTCTGATATAACACCAGACCTCAACCTGCCAATACAAGTTTTAGACAGTGAAATAGAGAGCTTGCACGATACTCCTACCCCTGACTCTCAGGCCACACAGGTTGTAGCAGACACGGACAGCCAGAGGACCACCCAGTTCATGAAAGAGCCCCAAAGGGAAGGACTTCTCTACACACAGGAAGGGGAAGGTGTAGATAGCACTCAGGATGTCCCAGTTGGAACACAGAAGATTATTACTCTAGGGACTGGTTTGGATGAGACTTACAGCAATTACAGCCCAGGCGGTGCATCTCAGGCCTTTGCAACTGCTGGGAACACTGTTGCAACATtaggggaagaagtagaagaaatgaCCAACATCTGTTCTAATCCTTTTGACAGCACTACTGTAGCTGATGCAGACACAGTACGAGTCAGCACAAGCAGTTGCAATGAGACATCAATGACTAACACATTTGTCACAGAACCAGCCAACACAAGTCAGGAACACACTGCAGTGAATCCAGGAAAGTCTGCTGCACTTGTTTTTGAGTCGGCCGACATTCAAGAATTACCTGGTACCTCAAACCTCCAGGAGATCCAGTCACAG GTGAATATTGAACCGTTACAAGTGGCATGTAGTAGTGTAGAGTTACATGTTGAAAATCCTGCATCGCGTAGGGCTCTAATGACCCGGAGCAGCAGACTGTCACGAAACAAGGCCAAACTTCCAGTTACAATG aACCTGAATGACTTTGAAATCAGCAGCTCCCAGGGTTCCCCAACGCCAGAGCATCaccagaagggaaagagagccaAGATTTTGTAA
- the LOC125044984 gene encoding uncharacterized protein LOC125044984 isoform X2 — MTTQITRTPTTTWSTLFPAEQNTVAQSALFVKKLLAVGLSSITYLRTLFPEGAYSDRDLDGLKLKMLQDNSDCQGANTLISWIKSAFQALDKQYLQQLTLTLHTNPKEYKKAIESYTYKISYSKDKEAFISELVTKIDSIEKKYDVRRSTQKMLRTVLLLTQSLKPLPSKVFLTMQLHYYDDVTPPEYEPVGFKPAAPTDSHSLGDPVTIKVGDVCTPFHTVRLRVTVNKAVYSDEEQNITVTEDKENPQAGNEQAESSGLENAENPLPSSDPVIIRCHKRSKKHFADLVPQCHNLQEIIPPKDDQASSMCFGQDSTSADPQLRSESTYQDDCVPSITPVSKSCSVAQAVSTESGEEVQIVPEVEPKEDQERCTSVRRSRRLLSLSAVTPTASASGQSHTSTMKDDEEPVKCECGVHRDDGLMILCDICKMWQHALCFKLSKKDEVPERHVCLQCSITSGLPCTDSSFRDMTKEKIQQVCLLRRALEFLKGYNACVTVTKLGQRLGVDISHAQKLMEQLDAMMVFEDRRKRRPRMVNKAKINSAYSEYFGSQSVRMEGEFEDTQVLQTPRQTHQEVGWDSDITPDLNLPIQVLDSEIESLHDTPTPDSQATQVVADTDSQRTTQFMKEPQREGLLYTQEGEGVDSTQDVPVGTQKIITLGTGLDETYSNYSPGGASQAFATAGNTVATLGEEVEEMTNICSNPFDSTTVADADTVRVSTSSCNETSMTNTFVTEPANTSQEHTAVNPGKSAALVFESADIQELPGTSNLQEIQSQVNIEPLQVACSSVELHVENPASRRALMTRSSRLSRNKAKLPVTMNLNDFEISSSQGSPTPEHHQKGKRAKIL; from the exons ATGACAACGCAAATAACCAGAACTCCGACCACAACT TGGTCGACGCTTTTCCCAGCCGAGCAGAATACCGTGGCTCAGTCGGCTCTCTTTGTGAAGAAACTGCTCGCTGTCGGACTCTCCTCCATCACGTACTTGAGGACTCTCTTCCCGGAG GGGGCTTACAGTGACCGCGACCTCGATGGACTGAAGCTGAAAATGCTCCAAGACAACTCAGATTGCCAAGGGGCCAACACACTCATCTCTTGGATCAAGAGTGCTTTTCAAGCCCTGGACAAGCAGTAT CTGCAGCAGCTGACTTTAACTTTGCACACCAAtccaaaggaatataaaaaagccATTGAGTCCTATACGTATAAGATCTCGTATAGCAAAGACAAGGAAGCTTTCATCAGTGAGCTAGTTACCAAGAT AGACTCAATTGAGAAGAAGTATGATGTAAGAAGGTCGACTCAAAAGATGCTACGTACAGTCCTCCTCCTCACTCAGTCCCTCAAACCACTGCCAAGCAAAGTCTTTCTTACCATGCAGCTACACTACTATGATGATG TCACACCCCCTGAGTATGAGCCAGTGGGATTTAAGCCCGCAGCACCCACAGACAGCCACAGCCTTGGTGACCCAGTTACAATAAAG GTTGGGGATGTCTGTACACCTTTCCATACTGTCAGGCTTCGGGTAACTGTGAACAAAGCCGTTTATTCTGAT GAAGAGCAGAACATCACGGTAACTGAAGACAAGGAGAATCCCCAGGCAGGGAATGAACAGGCAGAATCATCTGGGCTAGAGAATGCAGAGAATCCTCTGCCTTCTAGTGATCCTGTTATCATCCGGTGCCATAAGCGCTCCAAAAAGCACTTTGCTGACCTTGTTCCACAGT GTCACAACCTGCAAGAAATAATACCCCCCAAGGATGACCAAGCATCAAGCATGTGTTTTGGCCAAGATTCCACTAGTGCTGATCCCCAGCTAAGGTCTGAAAGCACTTATCAGGATGACTGTGTGCCAAGTATCACTCCTGTATCCAAGTCCTGCTCAGTGGCACAGGCTGTTTCAACTGAGAGTGGTGAGGAAGTACAGATTGTCCCTGAGGTTGAACCAAAGGAGGACCAGGAAAGGTGTACCAGTGTTCGAAGAAGTCGccgcttgctctccctctctgctgTCACCCCCACTGCATCAG CCAGTGGTCAGAGTCACACATCAACCATGAAAGATGATGAAGAGCCTGTGAAGTGTGAATGTGGGGTGCACCGAGATGATGGCCTCATGATACTATGCGATATCTGCAAAATGTGGCAGCATGCC TTGTGCTTTAAATTGTCAAAGAAGGATGAGGTTCCTGAGCGGCATGTGTGCCTGCAGTGCTCTATCACCTCAGGCTTGCCTTGTACTGATTCCTCCTTTAGGGACATGACCAAG GAGAAGATCCAGCAGGTATGCCTTCTCCGTCGTGCTTTGGAATTCCTAAAGGGCTACAATGCCTGTGTGACAGTCACCAAATTGGGCCAGCGCCTTGGAGTGGACATTTCACATGCCCAGAAGCTCATGGAACAATTGGATGCCATGATGGTCTTTgaggatagaaggaaaaggag GCCTCGAATGGTAAACAAAGCCAAAATAAATTCTGCATATTCAGAATACTTTGGCAGTCAGTCAGTGCGTATGGAAGGAGAATTTGAAGATACACAG GTGCTACAGACACCAAGGCAAACACACCAAGAGGTAGGCTGGGATTCTGATATAACACCAGACCTCAACCTGCCAATACAAGTTTTAGACAGTGAAATAGAGAGCTTGCACGATACTCCTACCCCTGACTCTCAGGCCACACAGGTTGTAGCAGACACGGACAGCCAGAGGACCACCCAGTTCATGAAAGAGCCCCAAAGGGAAGGACTTCTCTACACACAGGAAGGGGAAGGTGTAGATAGCACTCAGGATGTCCCAGTTGGAACACAGAAGATTATTACTCTAGGGACTGGTTTGGATGAGACTTACAGCAATTACAGCCCAGGCGGTGCATCTCAGGCCTTTGCAACTGCTGGGAACACTGTTGCAACATtaggggaagaagtagaagaaatgaCCAACATCTGTTCTAATCCTTTTGACAGCACTACTGTAGCTGATGCAGACACAGTACGAGTCAGCACAAGCAGTTGCAATGAGACATCAATGACTAACACATTTGTCACAGAACCAGCCAACACAAGTCAGGAACACACTGCAGTGAATCCAGGAAAGTCTGCTGCACTTGTTTTTGAGTCGGCCGACATTCAAGAATTACCTGGTACCTCAAACCTCCAGGAGATCCAGTCACAG GTGAATATTGAACCGTTACAAGTGGCATGTAGTAGTGTAGAGTTACATGTTGAAAATCCTGCATCGCGTAGGGCTCTAATGACCCGGAGCAGCAGACTGTCACGAAACAAGGCCAAACTTCCAGTTACAATG aACCTGAATGACTTTGAAATCAGCAGCTCCCAGGGTTCCCCAACGCCAGAGCATCaccagaagggaaagagagccaAGATTTTGTAA